GCGGCGCGCCAACGCCGCCGCGAAGTTCGTCTTTCCGTACCCCGGAGGCGCACAAAGCCGGATCAAAGATGGCTCGGCCGCGCCGAGCCGCGCGAGAAGACGCCGGCGCGCTGGAATCATCGCCCTGCCGTCACCGCGCCGTAGGGAGCGCTTTTGCGGAAATGCGCTCTTCGAGCAGCGCGAACCAGGCGTCCATACCGAGGCCGGAGCGCGCCGACAGTTCCAGGATCCGAGCTTGCGGATTGACTTGACCGATGCTCGCCGTCGCGGCGGCGCGGTCGTACCCGACCGGTTCGGCGATGTCGACCTTCGTGATCAGGACGACCTGCGACGAGTTGAACGCCAGCGGGTACTTCAACGGCTTGTCCTCGCCTTCGGTCACGGAGAACAGAACGACGCGCAGGTCTTCGCCCAAATCATACTCGGCGGGGCAGATGAGGTTGCCGACGTTTTCGATCAGGAGAAGGTCGAAGCGGCGGTCGCGCCAACCGTCGAGTCCCTTCGCGATCATATCCGCATCGAGACGACATTCTGCTCCGGTTGTGATCTGGCGGACGTGGACCTCCGCGGTCGAGAGGCGAGCGGCGTCGTTTTCGGTGGCTTGATCCCCGACCAGCACGCCGATTGAGTACCGCCCGGCGAGCCGCTGCAGCGTCTTCTCGAGAAGCGTCGTCTTCCCCGATCCGGGACTCGAAAGCAGGTTGACGACGAGCGTTGCGCTCCGGGCAAAGCGGTCGCGCAGCCGGCCCGCGATCGCGTCGTTCTTGAGCATGAGATTCCCGGCGATCTCGACGACTCGCATCTTGCTCACGCAGGAACCTCCACCGAAACGAGATCCATTTCCCGCCCGCGCACGATTTGCGGCGAAATTGTCGCGCACTGCGGGCAGAGAAGTCCGGTCCCGGGCAGCGGCGCGCGTTCGCCGCCGCAGAGCCGGCAGTAGATCACCAGAGGAACCTCTTCGACGCGCAGTTCGCTGCCTTCACAGATCGTTTGCGCCGTGACGACGTCCCAAGAGAAAAGCAGCGCGTCGCGCACGACGCCGCTTAGCGCACCGACCCGGACATTGACCCGGTAAACGCGGTCGATCCCCTGCTCGGCGGCCGTCGACTGGATGCCCTCCAAGAGGCTTAAAGCCACTGAAACCTCATGCATGCATGTACCATACCCGCAGTGCCCGCGTTTTGGAAGGGCGTGCGGGCAACGCCGCCGCGAACTTGTGGAAAAAGGCCGGGCGAGAGACTGCTTTGTAACAGATAGGTAACGCCCCTCCAGTCGCGGCAGCCCGACGGCACGTGAGGCCATTCCGCTATGCCCGAATTCAACGCGCACGGACGCAGCGACACGTCTAAAAATCCGCCCGCCGGTAACGGCGTGGTAACCGGATTTGGGTATTGTAATTCGAAATTTTTTTCACTAGCGTAGATGGTCTAGAGGATTCCCGACGCGAGGGTAAATTGCATGTCCGATACGGTTGTCAACGTACTTTGGATTCCTGCCGGCCTCGGTTGCGACGGCGATTCCGTCGCCCTCACCGGCGCGATGCAGCCGAGCATCGAGGAGATTGCACTCGGCGCCCTGCCGGGGCTTCCCGGCGTCAAGTTTCACTGGCCGCTCATCGAGTACAGCCTCGGCGGCTCCGAGTTTCTGCAGGCGTTTTTCCAAGCCGAACGCGGCGAGCTCGATCCCTTCGTGCTCGTGCTCGAAGGCTCAATCGCAAACGAGGAGATCAAGAAAGAAGGCTACTTCACCGGATTCGGCAACGCGCCGGGAACCGACCAGCCGATCACGTTTAGCGGCTGGATCGACCGGCTCTCACCGAAGGCGTGGGCCGTGCTCGCCGTCGGGACCTGCGCGACGTACGGCGGCATCCACGCGATGGCCGGAAACCCGACCGGCGCGATGGGGGTACTCGACTACCTGGGCTGGGACTGGAAGTCTAGCGCCGGCCTACCGATCGTCTGCGTACCGGGGTGTCCAATTCAGCCCGACAATCTCTCCGAAACGATTCTCTATTTACTTTGGCAGGCGGCCGGCCGCGCGCCGATGATTCCGCTCGACGAAGCCGGACGTCCAACATGGCTCTTCGGCAACACCGTCCACGAGGGGTGCGATCGCGCCGGTTACTACGAGCAGGGCGAGTTCGCGACCGAGTACGATTCGCCGAAGTGTCTAGTCAAGCTCGGCTGCTGGGGGCCGGTCGTCAAGTGCAACGTTCCCAAGCGCGGATGGATGGGCGGCGTCGGAGGCTGCCCGAACGTCGGCGGCATCTGCATCGGATGTACGATGCCGGGCTTTCCGGATAAATTCATGCCGTTCATGGACGAGCCTCCGGGCGGAAAGATCTCTTCGACGATCAGCACCGCGACCGGTACGGTCGTTAAGGCTCTGCGTAACTTCACGACCTCGACCCTCGACAAAGAACCAAGCTGGCGTCACAAAGGCAAGACGCTGACGACGGGATACACGAAAGGCTGAAGGAGCGAACGAATCATGGCGATCAAAGACCTACCGGGCACCGCTAGCGAGACCCAGCCGTCGCGGCTCGTCGAGATGTCGTGGGATCCGATCACGCGCATCGTCGGCAGCCTCGGAATCTACACGAAGATCGATTTTCAGAAGAAGATCGTCGCCGAGTGTCACGCGACGTCGTCGATTTTCCGCGGCTACAGCATCTTCATGCGCGGGAAGGATCCGCGGGACGCGCACTTTATAACCTCGCGCATCTGCGGAATTTGCGGCGATAACCACTGCGTCTGTTCGGTGTACGCGCAGAACATGGCATTCGGCGTCCGGCCGCCGGCGATGGGCGAGTGGATCATGAACCTCGGCGAAGCCGCCGAGTACATGTTCGACCACAATATCTTCCAAGAGAATCTCGTCGGCGTCGACTACTGCGAAAAAATGGTCCGCGAGACGAACCCGAGCGTCTGGGAGAAAGCGAAGAAGACGCAAGCCCCCAACGCCGGTATTCACGGCTACAAGACCATCGCCGACATCATGACCTCACTCAACCCGTTTACCGGCGAGTTCTACCGGCAAGCACTCCAGATCAGCCGCTACACCCGCGAGATGTTCTGCCTGATGGAGGGGCGGCACGTTCACCCGTCGACGCTCTACGCCGGCGGCACCGGAACGGTGGCGACGCAGCAGCTCTTCACCGACTACTATTCGCGCCTGATGCGCTACATCGAGTACATGAAGGTCTGCGTGCCGCTGCACGACGATCTGTTCGACTTCTGGTACGATGCCTTGCCGGGCTACGAGCACAATGGCGAGCGGCGGATTCTTCTCGGCTGCTGGGGTGCGTTCCAGGATCCCGATTACTGCGACTTTCAGTACAAAAACATGACGAACTGGGGCCGGAAGATGTTCGTCACGCCGGGCGTCATCGTCGACGGTAAACTCGTTACCAACGACTTGGTGCAGATCAATCTTGCGATCCGGATTCTACTCGGCCACTCGTATTACGACGACTGGGAGAGCGAGGAGATCTTCGTCCCCAACGATCCGCTCGGGAATCCCGTCGACCGGCGCCATCCGTGGAACATGCATACCTTGCCGACGCCGAAGAAGCGCGACTTTGCCAATAAGTACAGTTGGGTGATGTCGCCGCGCTGGTTCGACGGAAAGGATTACCTCGCGCTCGACACCGGCGGCGGCCCCATCGCGCGCCTGTGGTCGACGGCGCTCTCGGGCCTGGTAGATATGGGCGGTTACATCAAGGCCACGGGAACGAGCGTGCAGATCAATCTTCCAAAGAGCGCGCTGAGCGGCCCGGTTTCGTTCGAGTGGAAGATACCGAAATGGTCGAACACGCTCGAGCGCAACCGCGCCCGCACGTACTTCCAGGCCTACGGCGCCGCAGCGGCACTCTTCTTTCTCGATAAGGCCTTCGAGGAACTCAACGCGGGCCGCACGCGCTCCTGGGAGCCGTTCACCGTTCCGAAGGAGGGGATCGGCTGCGGCTTCACCGAGGCGGTGCGCGGCGTGCTCTCGCACCACATGGTGATCCGCGAAGGCAAGATCGCAAACTATCACCCCTGGCCGCCGACGCCGTGGAACGGCAACCCGCGCGATATCTACGGAACCCCGGGCCCCTACGAAGACGCCGTGCAGAATACGCCGATCTTCGAAGAGAACGGGCCGGAAAACTTCAAGGGAATCGACATCATGCGCGCCGTGCGCAGCTTCGACCCGTGCCTTCCGTGTGGGGTGCACATGTACTTGGGCGACGGTAAAACGATCGAGACCGTTCACTCACCGCTCGCGCCGTTTGGTTAGAAGGGATCGACGTGAGCTCTGCGGTCGTCGCGATGGCAGCGAGGCTCGAAGAGCTGCTTGCCGGCTTCAAATCGGGGGATCGGCCGGAAGCAGCACGCGAGCGAGCGGAGGAGCTCGTCCGTACGGTCGTCACACTTTACGGGAGCGGTTTAGAGCGTTTGCTCTCGATCGTGCATTCTGAACTTGGTGACCGTTCGGACGAGCTCTTCACGGCGCTCTGCGAAGACAAGCTGGTCGAGGGACTCCTCTGTCTTCACGGCCTGCATCCC
The sequence above is a segment of the Candidatus Cybelea sp. genome. Coding sequences within it:
- a CDS encoding nickel-dependent hydrogenase large subunit → MAIKDLPGTASETQPSRLVEMSWDPITRIVGSLGIYTKIDFQKKIVAECHATSSIFRGYSIFMRGKDPRDAHFITSRICGICGDNHCVCSVYAQNMAFGVRPPAMGEWIMNLGEAAEYMFDHNIFQENLVGVDYCEKMVRETNPSVWEKAKKTQAPNAGIHGYKTIADIMTSLNPFTGEFYRQALQISRYTREMFCLMEGRHVHPSTLYAGGTGTVATQQLFTDYYSRLMRYIEYMKVCVPLHDDLFDFWYDALPGYEHNGERRILLGCWGAFQDPDYCDFQYKNMTNWGRKMFVTPGVIVDGKLVTNDLVQINLAIRILLGHSYYDDWESEEIFVPNDPLGNPVDRRHPWNMHTLPTPKKRDFANKYSWVMSPRWFDGKDYLALDTGGGPIARLWSTALSGLVDMGGYIKATGTSVQINLPKSALSGPVSFEWKIPKWSNTLERNRARTYFQAYGAAAALFFLDKAFEELNAGRTRSWEPFTVPKEGIGCGFTEAVRGVLSHHMVIREGKIANYHPWPPTPWNGNPRDIYGTPGPYEDAVQNTPIFEENGPENFKGIDIMRAVRSFDPCLPCGVHMYLGDGKTIETVHSPLAPFG
- the hypA gene encoding hydrogenase maturation nickel metallochaperone HypA — translated: MHEVSVALSLLEGIQSTAAEQGIDRVYRVNVRVGALSGVVRDALLFSWDVVTAQTICEGSELRVEEVPLVIYCRLCGGERAPLPGTGLLCPQCATISPQIVRGREMDLVSVEVPA
- a CDS encoding NifU family protein is translated as MSSAVVAMAARLEELLAGFKSGDRPEAARERAEELVRTVVTLYGSGLERLLSIVHSELGDRSDELFTALCEDKLVEGLLCLHGLHPLSLEDRIDEAMQSVLPYIKSHNGNMELSRIEGDVVYLRLEGSCEGCPGSSATLKEAVERAILGRAPEIREVRAEEMTLRILAPA
- the hypB gene encoding hydrogenase nickel incorporation protein HypB yields the protein MRVVEIAGNLMLKNDAIAGRLRDRFARSATLVVNLLSSPGSGKTTLLEKTLQRLAGRYSIGVLVGDQATENDAARLSTAEVHVRQITTGAECRLDADMIAKGLDGWRDRRFDLLLIENVGNLICPAEYDLGEDLRVVLFSVTEGEDKPLKYPLAFNSSQVVLITKVDIAEPVGYDRAAATASIGQVNPQARILELSARSGLGMDAWFALLEERISAKALPTAR